In Saccharicrinis fermentans DSM 9555 = JCM 21142, a genomic segment contains:
- the gltB gene encoding glutamate synthase large subunit — translation MMQKRFPKAVGLYDPANEHDNCGIGFVANIKGQQSHDIVNRGLEVLVNMTHRGAESSDNKSGDGAGILIQVPHEFCSSLGFELPEPGKYGTGLLFLPEENREALLCQEVLNASLLEEGLELIGYRDVPVDSSVIGEIAKRTEPRVRQVFVKGNYEQNKLERKLYISRKVTERKIRESELKDKDAFYIPSLSSKIFIYKGMLTPAQVGAYYLDLQNPKLKSAISLVHSRFSTNTFPAWDLAQPFRIMAHNGEINTIKGNRLWMQARESLLKSDLFGDDLKKIFPIVEPGKSDSASLDNVLEFLFLTGRSLPQALSMLIPESWNDKNPIPKSLKAYYEFHSTIMEPWDGPASIVFSDGRYIGGTLDRNGLRPSRYVITKNDMIIMGSEVGVQTFKADEVKEKGRLKPGKLLLVDTKLGIIIPDQEIKAQLSQKYPFENWLKENRIRLKDIEVKHRVKSSIDDYHTYLKTFGYSKEDVETLITPMAKTGMEPITSMGNDTPIAAMSEKPQRLFNYFRQLFAQVTNPPIDPIREGLVMALTNYIGSASKNLLEYTPSHCRLIKFESPIVTNTDLGKIKDYRREEFTQETIPMLYPVKEGGDGMKKAVEDMCAAAEKAVDNQKNFIILSDRNINKDMAPVPSLLAVAAVHHHLIKTKKRMQTGLVVETGEAREVMHYALLLGFGASVINPYLSFAAIDDLVKKGEINMDYADARENYIKAVDKGLLKILSKMGISTLRSYHGAQIFEAVGISQEIVEKYFTGTSSKIGGVGFEELAREAEMFHEKAYAVASADEVLNSTGNYAYRKYGEKHGWNPETIGLLQWSTTNGDYGKFKEYSKIVDADNKSPLFLRGLLKLKDRKPIDISEVEPVENITRRFVTGAMSYGSISKEAHTALAMAMNEVGGRSNTGEGGEDSERFKTNARSSIKQVASGRFGVTNNYLVNADELQIKVAQGAKPGEGGQLPGFKVDKIIAKLRNSTPGITLISPPPHHDIYSIEDLAQLIFDLKCTNPTADVSVKLVSESGVGTIAAGVAKAHADLIVIAGTEGGTGASPTSSVKHAGMPVEVGLAETQQTLVMNNLRGRVKLQTDGQLKTGLDVIKMAILGAEEFGFATSALITLGCVMMRKCHLNTCPAGIATQNPELRKRFIGKYKYVVNFMNFIGEEVREYLAQLGYKSLDEVIGRTDLMEQNPAVGNWKTKGIDMSKLLHFPDEAKIYPLHHTTAQTHGIGDVMDWQLIEEAQPALLNQSKVWIAKTIGNTDRTVGAMLSGEVSKRYGEEGLPKNTINCKFSGSAGQSFGAFLSKGVAFKLEGDANDYLGKGLSGGKIIVVPPSGSTFKPEENIIIGNTVLYGATSGSVYVRGVAGERFCVRNSGAAAVVEGVGDHCCEYMTGGRVVVIGKTGRNFAAGMSGGIAYVLDEEGNFEYYCNKGLVELSPVEDAADVQELQFLLNKHLLHTNSEKAQDILVNWNKYLPKFVKVIPFEYKKVLQERKIKELEQKLKETEDAPYVNE, via the coding sequence ATGATGCAAAAGAGATTTCCAAAGGCAGTTGGGTTGTACGACCCCGCCAATGAGCATGATAACTGTGGGATAGGTTTTGTGGCTAATATCAAAGGACAGCAGTCGCATGATATTGTCAACAGGGGTCTTGAGGTGTTGGTTAACATGACGCACAGAGGTGCTGAAAGCTCAGATAATAAGTCCGGTGATGGAGCCGGAATATTGATACAAGTACCGCATGAATTTTGTAGTTCTTTAGGTTTTGAACTTCCAGAGCCTGGTAAATATGGTACTGGCTTGCTATTTTTGCCCGAAGAAAACAGAGAGGCTTTGCTTTGTCAGGAGGTGTTGAATGCCAGTTTACTGGAAGAAGGTCTAGAGCTTATTGGATATCGTGATGTTCCTGTGGATAGCAGTGTTATAGGAGAGATTGCCAAAAGAACAGAGCCCCGAGTGCGTCAGGTATTTGTAAAAGGTAATTATGAACAGAATAAACTGGAGCGTAAGCTATATATCTCCCGTAAGGTAACTGAAAGAAAAATTCGTGAATCTGAATTGAAGGATAAGGACGCCTTTTATATTCCATCTCTTTCGAGCAAGATATTTATTTATAAAGGAATGTTGACGCCTGCACAGGTGGGTGCTTATTATTTAGATTTGCAGAATCCAAAGTTAAAGAGTGCCATCTCATTGGTTCACTCACGCTTTAGTACCAATACCTTTCCTGCATGGGATTTGGCACAGCCTTTCCGTATCATGGCACACAATGGTGAAATCAATACCATTAAAGGTAACCGTCTGTGGATGCAAGCGCGAGAATCCTTGTTAAAATCTGATCTCTTTGGAGATGATTTGAAAAAAATATTCCCAATTGTGGAACCCGGAAAGAGTGACTCTGCTTCGCTGGATAATGTATTGGAGTTTCTATTTCTTACCGGAAGAAGTCTTCCTCAGGCATTGAGTATGCTTATACCGGAGTCTTGGAATGATAAAAACCCTATTCCTAAAAGCTTAAAGGCTTACTATGAGTTTCATTCAACAATTATGGAACCATGGGATGGTCCTGCGTCTATCGTTTTTTCTGATGGTCGTTATATTGGCGGTACCTTGGACAGGAATGGACTACGTCCTTCACGTTATGTGATTACTAAGAACGACATGATTATTATGGGTTCTGAAGTAGGCGTGCAGACCTTCAAGGCCGACGAGGTAAAAGAAAAGGGACGATTGAAGCCAGGAAAACTATTGTTGGTGGATACTAAGTTGGGTATCATTATTCCTGATCAGGAAATTAAAGCACAGCTTTCACAAAAGTATCCCTTTGAAAACTGGCTGAAAGAAAATCGTATCCGTCTGAAGGATATCGAGGTAAAGCATCGGGTAAAATCATCCATAGATGATTACCATACCTATCTCAAAACATTTGGTTATTCCAAAGAGGATGTGGAAACTTTGATCACACCAATGGCCAAAACAGGAATGGAGCCTATTACCTCAATGGGGAACGATACGCCTATTGCGGCCATGTCGGAAAAGCCACAGCGTTTATTCAACTATTTTCGTCAGTTGTTTGCACAGGTAACCAATCCTCCTATCGACCCGATACGTGAGGGACTGGTAATGGCTTTGACCAATTATATAGGTTCTGCTTCTAAAAATCTTCTGGAGTATACGCCATCTCACTGTCGTTTGATTAAATTTGAGAGTCCTATTGTTACCAATACTGACTTGGGTAAAATAAAAGACTATAGAAGAGAGGAATTTACCCAGGAAACTATTCCGATGCTGTATCCCGTGAAAGAAGGTGGTGATGGAATGAAGAAAGCCGTTGAAGACATGTGTGCTGCCGCAGAAAAAGCGGTAGATAATCAGAAGAACTTTATTATATTATCGGATAGAAATATCAACAAAGATATGGCACCGGTACCCTCATTGTTGGCCGTAGCCGCGGTACACCATCATCTGATTAAAACGAAAAAACGGATGCAAACGGGGCTTGTGGTTGAAACAGGTGAGGCACGTGAAGTAATGCATTATGCATTGTTGTTAGGCTTTGGTGCTAGTGTTATCAACCCGTACTTGAGCTTTGCGGCCATTGATGATTTGGTGAAGAAAGGCGAGATCAATATGGATTATGCCGATGCTAGAGAAAATTATATAAAAGCTGTAGATAAAGGATTGTTGAAAATTCTTTCTAAAATGGGTATTTCTACCTTGAGAAGTTACCATGGTGCGCAGATTTTTGAGGCAGTGGGTATCTCTCAAGAGATTGTGGAAAAGTATTTTACTGGTACATCTTCTAAAATTGGCGGAGTAGGCTTTGAAGAATTGGCTCGGGAAGCTGAAATGTTTCACGAAAAAGCTTATGCGGTGGCATCAGCGGATGAGGTGTTGAATAGTACAGGTAACTATGCTTACCGTAAATATGGTGAAAAACACGGCTGGAACCCTGAAACGATTGGCCTATTGCAATGGTCAACTACCAATGGAGATTATGGTAAATTCAAAGAATACAGTAAGATTGTGGATGCCGATAATAAGTCGCCACTGTTCTTACGTGGATTATTAAAGTTAAAAGATAGAAAGCCAATCGATATTAGTGAGGTGGAACCGGTTGAAAATATAACCAGAAGGTTTGTGACGGGTGCCATGAGTTATGGTTCTATCTCCAAGGAGGCACATACTGCTTTGGCTATGGCCATGAATGAAGTGGGTGGAAGAAGTAATACGGGAGAAGGAGGTGAAGATTCTGAAAGGTTTAAGACCAATGCAAGGAGTTCCATCAAACAGGTGGCATCCGGAAGATTTGGAGTGACCAATAATTACCTGGTCAATGCCGATGAGCTTCAAATTAAAGTGGCTCAAGGTGCTAAGCCTGGTGAGGGAGGTCAGCTGCCAGGCTTTAAGGTGGATAAGATTATTGCCAAATTGAGAAACTCAACACCGGGTATTACCCTTATTTCGCCTCCTCCACATCATGATATTTATTCCATAGAGGACTTGGCTCAATTGATATTTGACCTGAAATGTACGAACCCGACTGCTGATGTAAGTGTTAAGTTAGTTTCTGAGTCAGGAGTGGGAACGATCGCGGCCGGAGTAGCTAAGGCGCATGCCGACCTGATTGTGATCGCTGGTACTGAGGGAGGTACGGGTGCTTCACCAACAAGTTCGGTGAAGCATGCGGGTATGCCCGTTGAGGTAGGTCTGGCTGAAACGCAACAAACACTAGTGATGAATAATTTGAGGGGTAGGGTTAAGTTGCAAACCGATGGACAGCTGAAAACCGGGCTGGATGTTATTAAAATGGCCATCCTGGGTGCTGAGGAATTCGGTTTTGCCACCTCAGCCCTGATCACTTTAGGCTGTGTGATGATGCGTAAGTGTCATCTCAATACTTGTCCGGCCGGTATCGCCACGCAAAATCCTGAACTTAGAAAACGATTTATCGGTAAATATAAGTATGTGGTTAACTTTATGAACTTCATTGGTGAAGAGGTTCGTGAATATCTGGCTCAACTGGGTTATAAGTCGCTGGATGAGGTGATTGGTCGTACCGACCTGATGGAGCAAAATCCTGCTGTTGGTAACTGGAAAACAAAGGGAATTGATATGAGCAAGTTGCTTCATTTCCCAGATGAAGCTAAGATATATCCATTGCATCATACTACAGCCCAAACACATGGTATTGGTGATGTGATGGATTGGCAATTGATTGAAGAGGCACAGCCTGCCCTGTTAAACCAATCTAAAGTATGGATCGCCAAAACCATTGGTAACACAGATCGTACGGTTGGTGCTATGTTATCAGGAGAGGTGAGTAAGCGTTATGGTGAGGAGGGATTGCCTAAAAATACCATCAACTGTAAGTTTAGTGGCTCAGCAGGGCAAAGCTTTGGAGCCTTCTTGAGCAAAGGAGTGGCCTTTAAATTAGAAGGTGATGCCAATGATTACCTGGGAAAAGGACTTTCGGGTGGTAAGATTATTGTTGTGCCTCCGTCGGGCTCTACTTTTAAGCCAGAAGAGAATATTATTATTGGTAACACTGTGTTATATGGAGCAACATCCGGTAGTGTATACGTGAGAGGTGTGGCCGGTGAACGTTTTTGTGTGCGGAACTCAGGAGCTGCCGCTGTGGTTGAAGGTGTTGGAGACCATTGTTGTGAATATATGACTGGCGGTAGGGTTGTTGTGATCGGTAAAACAGGTAGGAACTTTGCTGCAGGTATGAGCGGAGGTATTGCTTATGTGTTGGACGAAGAAGGTAATTTTGAATATTACTGCAATAAAGGATTGGTGGAGTTGTCTCCTGTAGAGGATGCAGCTGATGTGCAGGAGCTGCAGTTTTTATTGAATAAGCACCTGTTACATACCAATAGCGAAAAAGCACAGGATATACTGGTGAACTGGAACAAGTATCTGCCTAAGTTTGTTAAGGTTATACCTTTTGAGTACAAGAAAGTACTACAGGAGCGTAAAATCAAAGAACTTGAGCAAAAACTGAAGGAAACGGAAGATGCTCCTTATGTGAATGAATAA
- a CDS encoding TorF family putative porin: MKKVILLFAIVLAATAAQAQFSVGTDIVSNYIFRGAVQDGGKGAIQPGIEYSSGSFAIGAWGSYGTSTGMLQEADLYLSYGLDNGLSFGLTDYYYPGTSFFETDEDISVHSFELNAGYETGAFSIAANYIMNNSTNTQDGTYYLEAGYAFTDNVSLAIGGGNGWVTATGGDDFQVSNIALTVSKDLEITDKFALPIFGQAILNPNTEMFHLVVGFSL; the protein is encoded by the coding sequence ATGAAAAAAGTAATTTTATTATTTGCGATTGTTTTAGCTGCCACAGCAGCGCAGGCTCAATTTTCAGTAGGAACAGACATTGTTTCGAACTACATTTTCAGAGGAGCCGTACAAGACGGAGGAAAAGGTGCTATCCAACCGGGAATCGAATATTCTTCTGGGTCCTTTGCCATTGGTGCATGGGGATCGTATGGAACCTCCACAGGAATGCTTCAGGAAGCTGATCTTTATTTATCGTATGGTTTAGACAATGGATTAAGCTTTGGACTAACAGACTACTACTACCCGGGGACGTCGTTTTTCGAAACAGACGAAGATATCTCAGTACATTCCTTTGAATTAAATGCAGGATATGAGACAGGCGCATTTAGCATTGCAGCCAACTACATCATGAATAATTCCACCAACACACAAGACGGAACCTACTATCTGGAAGCTGGATACGCATTTACAGACAATGTATCCTTAGCCATTGGCGGAGGTAACGGATGGGTTACTGCTACAGGAGGAGATGATTTTCAGGTATCAAACATAGCACTTACTGTTTCTAAAGACTTAGAAATTACAGACAAATTTGCTTTACCAATCTTCGGCCAGGCCATTTTGAATCCTAATACCGAAATGTTTCATCTAGTTGTTGGATTTTCACTATAA
- a CDS encoding ammonium transporter gives MDANAALDILWILVAGILVFFMQAGFALVEAGFTRAKNVGNIIMKNFMDFSFGSLLFWIIGYSIMYGGEGAFFGAFDFFYNVEGDYHNLFFQTVFAATAATIVSGAMAERTKFSTYLIYTVVITAIIYPISGHWVWGGGWLSTMETPFHDFAGSTVVHSVGGWMALAGAWTIGPRLGKYNGGTNAIPGHNMVLGALGVFILWMGWFGFNPGSQLAISGDNANAVAKIFITTNLAAAAGAVVTMFVTWFRYGKPDLSMTLNGALAGLVGITAGCDIVSPGGAAIIGALAGLLVVFSIELFDRKLKIDDPVGAISVHGVCGALGTLLVGFFATEGGLLYGGGTSLLVSQAIGILAIGAWAFGLGLILFQILKATVGLRVSEQEEREGLDIHEHGQSSYN, from the coding sequence ATGGATGCAAACGCAGCTTTAGATATATTATGGATACTGGTAGCCGGTATTTTAGTATTTTTTATGCAGGCAGGATTTGCCTTAGTGGAGGCAGGATTTACAAGAGCGAAAAACGTAGGAAACATTATCATGAAGAACTTCATGGACTTTTCCTTTGGCTCCCTATTATTCTGGATCATTGGTTACAGTATCATGTACGGCGGAGAAGGCGCCTTTTTTGGAGCATTTGATTTTTTCTACAACGTAGAAGGAGATTACCACAACCTATTCTTCCAAACCGTTTTTGCAGCTACTGCAGCCACCATTGTGTCGGGAGCTATGGCTGAACGAACAAAATTTAGTACCTACCTCATATACACAGTGGTAATTACCGCTATTATTTATCCTATCTCAGGACACTGGGTTTGGGGAGGTGGTTGGTTATCTACCATGGAAACTCCTTTTCATGACTTTGCAGGCTCTACCGTAGTACACTCTGTAGGTGGATGGATGGCCTTAGCTGGTGCATGGACCATCGGACCTCGTCTAGGTAAATACAACGGTGGTACCAATGCCATACCTGGACACAATATGGTACTAGGTGCACTGGGTGTATTCATCCTTTGGATGGGCTGGTTTGGATTTAACCCCGGATCGCAGTTAGCTATCAGTGGCGACAATGCAAACGCAGTGGCAAAAATATTTATTACTACAAACTTAGCTGCAGCAGCGGGTGCTGTTGTAACCATGTTTGTGACTTGGTTCCGCTACGGAAAACCAGATTTATCAATGACTTTAAACGGTGCACTAGCCGGACTTGTTGGAATAACAGCAGGATGTGATATCGTTAGTCCTGGCGGCGCAGCAATTATAGGAGCCCTTGCCGGACTATTAGTCGTATTTTCCATTGAACTATTCGACAGAAAACTAAAAATCGACGACCCGGTAGGTGCTATCTCTGTTCACGGTGTTTGTGGTGCTTTGGGTACCCTGTTAGTAGGCTTTTTCGCAACCGAAGGAGGTCTTTTATATGGTGGAGGAACCTCTTTATTGGTAAGCCAGGCCATCGGTATTCTTGCAATTGGCGCCTGGGCCTTTGGTTTAGGATTAATCTTATTCCAAATTCTGAAAGCAACTGTTGGACTTAGAGTTTCTGAACAAGAAGAAAGAGAAGGACTGGACATTCACGAACACGGTCAAAGTTCTTACAATTAA
- a CDS encoding glutamate synthase subunit beta — protein sequence MGNPKGFIEVARKESGYRPVVERIDDYGEVEQTLNEQDRKLQASRCMDCGIPFCHWACPVGSKIPEWQDAIYKGDWKLASDILHSTNSFPEFTGRICPNPCEKSCVLAIHKEAVTIRENEASVVEKAFAEGYIQPRIPKVRTGKKVAVIGSGPAGMSTADVLNQMGHTVTVYEKDEAVGGLMRFGIPDFKLNKKIIDRRVEIFKQEGIQFKTNQYVGFDVKGEKLLKDFDAVVLAIGAMQPRDLPVEGRDLKGVYFAMEYLTQQNRVNRGDKIANKDRIDAKGKNVLVIGGGDTGSDCVGTSNRHKAKSVTQIEILPKPPEERGAGNPWPYWPTTLKTSTSHEEGCERRWSLSTKRFIGSNGNLKKVELVEVEWTKDEKGAWKMNEVPGSEQIMDVDLVFLSMGFVHAVHRGLVEELAIEIDQRGNLKVNSHYQTSVDKVFAAGDAHNGASLVVTAIQKGKEAAQAVNEFMME from the coding sequence ATGGGTAATCCAAAAGGTTTTATTGAGGTAGCTCGCAAGGAGAGTGGCTACCGCCCCGTAGTAGAGCGTATAGATGATTATGGTGAGGTGGAACAAACGCTGAACGAACAGGATAGAAAACTACAGGCTTCCAGGTGTATGGATTGCGGTATTCCGTTTTGTCACTGGGCTTGTCCTGTAGGAAGTAAAATTCCGGAATGGCAAGATGCTATCTATAAGGGAGACTGGAAACTGGCAAGTGATATATTGCATTCAACCAATAGCTTTCCTGAGTTTACAGGACGTATTTGTCCTAACCCATGCGAGAAATCGTGTGTGCTAGCTATCCATAAAGAAGCGGTGACAATTCGCGAAAATGAAGCATCTGTTGTTGAAAAAGCCTTCGCCGAAGGTTATATACAACCTCGTATACCTAAAGTTCGAACTGGTAAAAAGGTGGCTGTAATTGGCTCCGGTCCTGCTGGTATGTCTACAGCTGATGTGCTTAACCAAATGGGGCATACTGTGACCGTGTATGAGAAAGATGAGGCTGTTGGTGGATTGATGCGTTTTGGTATTCCCGACTTTAAGTTGAATAAGAAAATTATAGACCGCCGTGTGGAGATTTTTAAACAGGAAGGTATCCAATTTAAAACCAATCAATATGTTGGGTTTGATGTGAAAGGCGAAAAGTTATTGAAGGATTTTGATGCCGTTGTTTTGGCCATTGGAGCTATGCAGCCACGCGATTTGCCGGTGGAAGGACGTGATCTTAAGGGCGTATATTTTGCCATGGAATACCTTACTCAACAAAATAGAGTCAATAGAGGCGACAAAATAGCCAATAAGGACCGGATTGATGCTAAGGGTAAAAATGTATTGGTTATTGGTGGGGGAGATACCGGATCGGATTGTGTTGGTACATCTAATCGACATAAAGCCAAAAGTGTGACGCAAATAGAAATTCTTCCTAAACCACCCGAGGAAAGAGGTGCAGGAAATCCATGGCCGTATTGGCCCACCACTCTTAAGACATCGACTTCACATGAGGAAGGATGTGAACGGAGATGGAGCTTGTCAACCAAAAGATTTATTGGATCAAATGGCAACCTTAAAAAAGTGGAACTGGTGGAGGTTGAATGGACCAAAGATGAAAAAGGAGCCTGGAAAATGAATGAAGTGCCGGGATCTGAGCAAATAATGGATGTGGACTTGGTGTTTTTATCCATGGGCTTTGTGCATGCTGTGCACAGAGGCCTGGTGGAAGAGCTGGCCATTGAAATTGATCAAAGAGGTAATTTAAAAGTGAATAGTCATTATCAAACAAGTGTCGATAAGGTGTTTGCTGCAGGTGATGCGCATAATGGTGCTAGCTTAGTGGTGACGGCTATTCAAAAAGGTAAAGAAGCTGCTCAGGCAGTAAATGAATTTATGATGGAGTAA
- a CDS encoding P-II family nitrogen regulator, with amino-acid sequence MKKIEAIIRLTQYESAKKALEEQDITFFSYWDVRGTGTAREGHLYRGTVYDTSIIERRLVSIIVRDENLEKTVQALMSASRTGEVGDGRIFVSDIEETYRIRTGESGPETLYLK; translated from the coding sequence ATGAAAAAAATTGAAGCAATCATCAGATTAACACAATACGAGAGCGCCAAAAAAGCACTCGAAGAACAAGACATTACGTTTTTCTCATACTGGGATGTAAGAGGAACAGGCACTGCCAGAGAAGGACATCTATACCGTGGTACCGTATATGACACCAGTATTATAGAGCGTCGTCTAGTTTCTATCATCGTCCGTGACGAAAACCTGGAAAAAACAGTACAGGCACTGATGTCTGCTTCCAGAACCGGGGAGGTTGGTGACGGTAGAATATTTGTTTCAGACATAGAAGAAACATACAGAATCCGCACCGGGGAGTCAGGACCTGAAACTCTTTACCTCAAATAA
- a CDS encoding DUF4492 domain-containing protein — MKKIVDFYINGFKNLPDWARSIWFIILLKLFIMFVVFKVFFFQNKLKKDFETDTERANHVIEQITTP, encoded by the coding sequence ATGAAGAAAATTGTCGACTTTTACATCAATGGCTTTAAAAATTTACCCGACTGGGCCAGATCCATTTGGTTTATCATTCTGCTAAAGCTATTTATTATGTTTGTTGTCTTCAAGGTATTTTTCTTTCAGAATAAATTGAAAAAAGATTTTGAAACTGATACAGAAAGAGCCAATCACGTTATTGAACAAATTACAACACCATAA
- a CDS encoding T9SS type A sorting domain-containing protein produces MKSIFCLFAWGVLNVLTVFGQSYTGPIQKPTSGYGAEGSYAVAIQSFPNPNFLGHDIVIYYPEGITSSVPTLFYSHAYGGNNPANISGFLNFVAKKGYAVVFVPYPTVGATVGERYANLLDGFIQAAHDYPDIIDTTKVGFVGHSFGGGAVYANAYYCFATLNWGLSGRFIFSMAQWYTFHISQTELEAFPKDVKFLAIVYEDDVSNDHRMTNDIFTTIGIPSSEKDYLMIPSANIGGYDYAADHQVPNNTAFDALDYYAYYRLLDAMCDYVFNGNEEAKDVALGNGSENQITMPEGMPDLIQSDVPNFANEQSTYLFPCDSHNNPRQAHCDAVISVSTSVKNTHISLTPNPANTFFHVETEQIISQIDIFNQQGQLVKSASTKDVSIAELCSGLYFVRVGLVNNHLKVCRLIKE; encoded by the coding sequence ATGAAATCTATTTTTTGCTTGTTTGCCTGGGGCGTGCTGAATGTGTTAACGGTATTCGGGCAATCTTATACGGGGCCAATACAGAAACCGACCAGTGGCTATGGCGCAGAGGGAAGTTACGCCGTAGCCATACAATCTTTTCCGAATCCAAATTTTTTGGGTCATGACATAGTAATATATTATCCTGAGGGCATCACATCTTCTGTTCCTACGCTATTTTATAGTCATGCTTATGGCGGAAATAATCCTGCTAATATTTCAGGTTTCCTAAATTTTGTAGCTAAAAAAGGTTATGCAGTCGTTTTTGTGCCGTATCCAACAGTGGGAGCAACAGTTGGAGAGCGGTATGCCAATTTGTTAGATGGTTTTATACAGGCAGCGCACGACTATCCAGATATTATTGACACAACAAAAGTGGGCTTTGTGGGGCATTCTTTTGGAGGGGGTGCTGTTTATGCCAATGCTTATTATTGCTTCGCTACCTTGAATTGGGGGCTTTCTGGACGTTTTATTTTTTCGATGGCACAATGGTACACTTTCCATATTTCTCAAACGGAGCTGGAAGCATTTCCCAAGGATGTAAAGTTTTTGGCTATTGTCTATGAGGATGATGTAAGCAATGACCATCGTATGACAAACGATATTTTTACAACCATTGGTATTCCTTCCTCAGAGAAAGATTATCTGATGATACCCTCTGCAAACATTGGGGGGTATGATTATGCTGCCGACCATCAGGTCCCCAATAATACAGCCTTTGATGCACTGGATTATTATGCTTATTACAGACTATTGGATGCCATGTGCGATTATGTTTTTAACGGTAATGAAGAAGCAAAAGATGTAGCTTTAGGCAATGGGAGTGAGAATCAAATTACGATGCCTGAAGGTATGCCAGATTTGATACAGAGTGATGTGCCAAACTTTGCGAATGAACAAAGCACTTACCTGTTTCCTTGTGATTCGCACAATAACCCAAGGCAAGCGCATTGTGATGCGGTTATTTCAGTAAGTACTAGTGTCAAAAACACGCATATTTCATTGACCCCCAATCCGGCTAACACATTTTTTCATGTGGAGACGGAGCAGATAATTTCTCAAATTGATATTTTCAACCAGCAAGGACAACTTGTGAAATCAGCAAGTACGAAAGATGTTTCCATTGCAGAATTGTGTAGCGGGCTTTATTTTGTTAGGGTTGGTTTGGTCAATAATCATTTAAAAGTGTGCAGACTG